The window TTTTGTTAGTTTTTTATTTATCACTTCTGAAATACTAATCATTAGGTTTCAAAATTTTTAAAGTCAAATTTCTTAAGATGAATCCTAAAGAAACGGAGAATTCACACAGAAAAATCTAAAACAATTCTCTTAAAATCGATAAATACTGATCAAAAAAGAAGATTACGGCTTTGCAGAAATCCTCTTGTAAAATAGCGACCGAAAGATCGATCGTACAGGAGATCCCTCATTTCACTACTCTCCATAAATTTTTTCCGAGATTTCCACCCGTATTTTTGCTAAAATCTTAACAAAACAATCAGAAAATCGTTGCAGAAAAGGAAAGAAAATCCCAATTACATCAATTGATGCAACCGGGTTTAACTGCGATTATGCGAGTCACTATTATTCAAAGCGAATTGGAAAAAGACTTAAAAGTTTTGTAAAAACATCAATTGCAGTTGATTCAAAGAGTTTGCTGGTCTTGGGATGGAAATTTTCAAAATCTCCGGTGAATGGTAGAAAAAATGCAAAATAATTGATTAATCAGACTCAAAGAGTAACAAAATGCCAATGTTTTACGATGGATAATGGCTTTCTGCCTGTATTTTTACTAAAATTTTAACAAAACAATCAAATTAAAGGAATCAAGATCAAGACAATTCTTCATTATGCTACTTCAAAAAAAGGAAGTAGGTCTTCTACAGGGCGTATAAGGAATTTCCCTTCATTCGTGATTAAATAAAGCCAAAATACCTTCACCATCAATTTTCATATTTTTATGCTGTTTCCACAAATAGAGAGGAGTATATTTTATTTTTTAAATACATAGATACTGTTGACTGAATATCCCCAGATAGTACTTAATAATATTTGGAGAACTTTTGCAATAAACACATTGATTACCAAAAGGTCTATGAAAATAAACAATAGCAGCGTATTTAATATATAAGTACCTATAACTGCCAGAATATACCTTTTAAAAGCAGAAAACCTTTTATTTGCCTTATACCTGAAAGTCCAGTTTTTTTGAAGATAATATGTCGCAAGTGTCCCACATGTAAAAGAAACCAAATTTGAAAAGAGATAATTTGCTGAAAAGAAGTATATTAAAAAAGAATATACTCCAAAATCAATAAGAGCCCCTGTGCCTCCGGAAATACAGTATTTGGTCAATTTTTTTATAATGAATAAAAGATCAAAATCTGATAAAATATCAGACATTTTAATCCTGAGATTATTCATTACCAAGATTCTCCGTTTTTTCGACAATATATAATGGACGTTGTTTTACTTCCTCATAAATACGCCCGACGTATTCACCCATAATCCCTAGCGATAAAAGCTGCACTCCGGAAAGGAAAGTTATTAAGACAATAGTCCAGGTAAGGCCAGGCGTCAGGTCGGCATTTAACACTAACTTTTCAAGAAGTATCCAGAAACCCAGTATAAATGCAAAAAATGCTATAATTCCTCCAAGGAGCGTTGCAAGCTGCAATGGTTTTATCGAAAAACCGACTATTCCGTTGAATGCTATCTTCAGCGATCCTATATACCTGTTGTAATTGGAGACGCCCGACGCCCTTTCATCGCGGTCATACTCAATAGCAGTCTGCTTAAATCCAACAAATGCAACCATTCCACGCAGGAAACCATGCGATTCATGAAGTTTCTTAAGTTCATCAACAACAACTCTGTCCATCAAACGGAAATCTCCGGTATCAGAAGGAATAGCCACATCCGATATCCTGTTTATTATGCGATATCCGTATTTAGTGATAATTCTTTTAGGGAGGGTCTCTCCTTTTCTTGAACTTCTTTTAGCATAGACAACTTTGTAGCCTTCCTTCCATTTTTCCACCATTTTCTCAATAAGTTCAGGTGGGTCCTGAAGGTCTACATCAATTACGACACAGGCATCCCCCTTACAGAAATGAATTCCGGCAAGAGTTGCAGCAGGCTGACCAAACCTCCGGCTGAACCTGATAAGACGGATGTTTTCATTCCTCTTTATCTCATCCATTATCACCTGTTCCGTATTGTCTGGAGAAGGATCAAGACAAAAAATAATCTCATAGGAATGATTAAATTTTTCCATTACTTTCTCTGTTCTTTGAAGAAATGGTTTAATATTGGTTTCTTCTCGATAAACTGGGACGACTATTGAGATCAATTCCGAAATTTGAGACATTCTCTCTAATTATGTTATTCTTAAAATACATTTAAATATTGTTTTAGTATAAACAAATATCCTAGAAATATTCAGAACATAATTCTAACATTTAAGCGCATTACGTAGATAGATCTAAAAACAAATATTTGAGGTTATAATGTGATTGTTGAAATTATTTCATCTATAATAATGTTATTTTTGACATTATTGATAATATTTTTAAGTGGTTTGGCGATATCTTGGATATTAATACCAGAAAAATATAAAAATTCGTACTTCTGGATTCTGATACCATTTTTGGGAATCTCTTGCTCTATATTAATTTTGCAAACCTTTATTTATTTGAATATCCCGTTATCAATATCTGTATTTCCATTTTTCATTTTGATTTTAATTGGAACTTATATTTATTATAAACAAAATAATCCCAAAACACCCAAAATTCCTAAAAAACTATTTATTCTTGCCCTTATTGTGATTCTATCAAATGGTATCGGATATTTTGCCTTGGGTCCATCAAATTATCTGGGATATGGATGGATTGATCAATACAATTACGTTGCTACGTCTCAATTTCTAATAGATAGTCCGTTCAGTACATCTCTTGATCAGGTTGGTGAGATTCCTTATTTAGCAGAGGCAATTATAAAGAAAGATGATCGTATAGGTCAAAGTGTTTTAGAGGGTTATGTTGCAGTTTTATCCTTTCAGAATGCAAAGACAGCATATGGAGCAATTTCCCTATTAAGCCCATTATTAGTTTTTTTTGTTATATGGATTTATTCCAGACGGCTGATAAAAGATGAATGGGCACAATATGGTGCAGCAATATCAGCAGCGTGTATTCCGGGATTTGCATTAATTCACTTGCAGGATTTTTTTTCACAAGCGCTTGCAGTCCCATTTCTTTTAATTTTTCCACTAATTATATATTTCTCATTAAAAGAAAAAGATTGGCATTTTATTGCAATTGGCATTATAATATTTGCAGGGAGTCACTCAATATACTCTGAATTTACACCATTACTTATAATTCTGGCATTTTTCGGCATGATATGGTATATTCTTCAAACAAAAGAGATCCTCTCATCACTTTTGGTTTTTTTTTCAATAGTTCTCGGGGGATTGGTAATTAACGTGGGTTATATATTTAGGAGTTTCTCTGCTCTTACCAGAGGAAATATACCAAATATATTACAGTCAATATTCCCATTTTCTGAAACTGTAGAAGGATTAGGATATTTATGGTTTGGTTATTCGGGACCACTATTGACATATTCTACATTAATTTTTATAGTGAATTTCTCCGCATTACTCCTTTCAATCGTTGCATATACAGGAATTATTAATTTAATGCGAAAACAAAAGGATGTAATAACTATTCTTTTGTTCACAATATCATTATTCCCATTGGTACTTCTTTCTCAAGCAGAACCTTATCCATATCAATTTTACAAAATGCTGATGGCAGTATCTCCATTATTGATGTTTGGTGTTTGGGTGTTATTATCTGGATTTTGGGAAAAGGAAGAAGATGATACAAACACCCAAATAAAAGATTTTCTTCACCCATATATATATAAAATCCCAAAAATCGCTTTGATTTGTTTACTAATATCATCAGTAGTAATTTCTGGATGCCTTGCATCATCCAGCATAACTGGTGGGTATAGAAGTGCAGTAGAAACAGACAATACAAAAGAAATGATTGAACTCTACAATTATTTAGAAAATACTCAAGATCAAGATATTATTTTATCTATATCTCATCCATATCCTTTGGCTTGGGCAGCTTATCACGGAAGAAATGATCGAATTTTTTTTATAAATAGTGTAATGGGAGATGTTCCTCTTGAAAAAGTGTATTCTAAAAAGTTTCCATTTAATAACATTTCACTATTTCCAGAAAATGCAACAAAAATAACATTCGGAGGAGAATACCCTCAAATGTCTCCAAAAAAAACAAAAGAAAACTTAATTGCTTTCATCGAAAATCCTCAAGGAATGGAGGGAACAGAAGGATCTGAATTTAATTGGCTTGGAAAAGAAATGGAAATATATCTATACTGGCAAGGTAGTAAAGAACAAAATATTAATTTGTCATATTTATCCATTCCAGGCATTGGTTACCCTGAAACCAACAAAAGAATTGTAAATATTTCAGTTGTTGAAGGAAAATCCCAAACAGAAAAAACAATTGAAACAGATGGAACAGAAACAGTATCAATTCCACTGATTATTCAACCAGGATTAAATGTTATAAAATTTAAAACGAGATATCCTGAAAATGCCAGTGTAATAATTCCAGAAGACCCAAGGGATTTTTTAGTGCATATCTCACAAATGAAAATTACTGGAGAAAACTAAAAACTACCAATACCTAATTTAAACAACTCAAATGCCCCTATGAACCCTTTTTCATATCTCATCCTTGTGCAGTAAAATCAGCTCCTCACTCTAAAATGACATTTTCAACACCTTGAATGCTATATTTATTATTAATCAGGGATCTGAATTATAATTCCATATAAAAAAATAGATTAATCATTTTTATACACAGATTCATAGATTTGAAGAGTTTTTCTTGCAGTTTTCTCCCACGAAAATTTTTTTGCATTCCTAAAACCATTTTGCCTGAGGTCTTCCTTCAGGCTTTCATCGTCAACTGTTTTAATCAAGAGTTCTCTCAACTGATTTTCATCATGAGGATCAAAATAAAGGGCTGCATTGCCGCCAACCTCAGTCATTGAAGAAGTGTTTGATGTTATAACAGGTGCCCCGCAGGCCATAGCCTCAAGTATAGGAAGACCAAACCCTTCATATAAAGAAGGATAGACAAAAACATCAGCTGCAGAGTATAAACCCGGAAGGTCGTCTTCATCAACGTATCCTATACGGCGAATATCTGAAGATTTATTTAATTCTATAATATCATCTATTTCTGAATTCAGCCACCCCTTTCCGCCTGCAATAACAAGCAAATGCCTTTTTTTTGTCGATTCAGGAAGACTGACATATGCCTTTACTAAAGTGATAAGATTTTTTCTTGGTTCATATGAACCTACGAAAAGAATAAAGCCTTTACTCAGTTTATATTTGTCAATTATTTTTTTCTGTTCATCCTGGCAGGAAGGTGAAAATATATCTTTTGCTGCAAGATAAGTAACTTTAATTTTATCAGGGTCTGCATCAAAGTACTTCACAAGTTCATTTTTACCGTGATTTGAAATAGTAATAATACAGTCGGCATTATTTACTGCATCAATAGTACCTTTAAGGCAGTGCTGCCTGTTTTCTTCGGTATGGCATTCAGGCAGTGCCTGAAAACTTACATCATAAATAGTCACTATAAGTTTTCCGTAATGATCTCTTGGAGTGCAAAATGTCGTCGAATGGAGGATATCAACATTACCGATTATATTTTTTCTTAAAAATTCAAAGTGCCACAAATAATCAATTATTTTTTTAGGCATTCTCTTAAGACGGATATGGAAATTTTTTTGCTTTGGAGCTTCAGCCGTTTTAAAATCCTGATGATAAATATAGTAAAAAAACGGATATAAAATATATTTATTTTTTTTATCGATTTTTGCAAGAGCATCCACAAGATTTGACGTGTAATACCCGACACCTGCCTTTTCCCCTACAGTAAGACTTATATCAATGCCAATCTTCATTTTTATTTTCCTGGATTTAATTAACAAAATAATGGAAAAAAGAATCGATATACCATTTTTTCCATCTCTGAAATTCTGAAAACGGAATTTTGTGATTGTACTGCAAAAATTTGAACGCTGACATTGTCGTCATACCAATCATAAAAAAAATATTTTTCAGCTTTGTATCACGTGAAACAAAATTATCCATGTAAATATGCGCATATGCATAAACCCACGTTGAAGGGACATTACCCTTTCCAAAATGGTTTTTCATAACTTCAAGAACTTCTGCATGCGCTTCAAGCCTCTTGGACATCGTCTTGGTTTCCTGGTAAAACCTGGAATTTGCCAGATATTCAGGCAGGTAATCAAAACCTCCATACTCTTCCGCCACTCTTATCCAGTAATCATAATCCATGCAGAACTGAAGTTTGTCATCAAACAAACCTACAGTCTCAATGACTTCACGTTTCCAGAATGTCGTAGGCTGGCAGATATAACAGGTTTCAGCGAGACGATTAAAATCAAAAGGCTCGGTGGGATATCTTTCGATGACCTCGCCTTCAGCGGTTATATGATAACCTTCCCCGTATAACAGCTTTGCGTCAGGATTTTCCCTGAAATAATTCACAGCACGGCTGACAGCACCGGGAAGATAGGTATCGTCCGAATTGAGATAAGCAAGAATTTCACCCTTTGCCATGCGTAGACCCTTATTTATGGCATCTGTCTGACCATTGTCCTTTTCCGAAAACCAGACAATACGCCCGTTGTATTTTTTCAGGACCTCAAGAGTCTCATCGGTAGAACCACCGTCCATAACAATATATTCAATATTTGGATAATCCTGATTTAAAACGCTGAGAATGGTCTCTTCAATAAATTTTCCCTGGTTATATGAAGGGGTAACTACAGTGACCAGCGGCATTTCCTGGGATTTCATTCAGATTACTTCCATGTTAACAAAATCAGTTGGGTTTTCATTATTTTCAGACATTTTAAGTGATTCCAAAACCAGGGAAAGTTTGCGTTCATCTTCCCCGATACCTAGTTTTTTGGGAGAATATGATTTTTTTGAAATAATTTCAACGCTGCATTCTCCACTTTTTTCACAAATATCAGGTATTTCAAACCCAAAAGTATACTTTCCTATCTCCGGGATACCTATATTATATGTTTTTTTTCCATTAAGAATTACTTTTATTTTCATCGGATAATTTACCGGAAGTTCCCCCCGAAGATTTATCCACAAATGACGGTAATTTTTTGCACCGCAATAAATAAACTTTACTTTGGAAAACCAACCGTCAGAATAAAGTCCATAAAATCTATGAGAATCATTCTTACAGCATTTATCTGAACGCGAGTCGTGACTACAAACAGATCTGAAAAGATCCAAGTGCATCTCAGCAACTTTTTCATAAGAATACAGCTTTGCCCTCTCTTTCCCTTTTAAAATCAGTTCATCACGCAGAGAACTATCTGATATAACTTTATGCATAGCCACGCATATATCCTGGGGGTCTTTTGGATCAAACAAATAAGCAGCATCACCTGCAATTTCCGGAATACTTGTAGTGTTTGAGGCAATTACCGGGCATTCCGATGCCATCGCTTCAATTACCGGAATTCCAAATCCCTCAAAAAGAGAGGGAAATACAAGAGCCTTTGCGCATGCATACAATCCCGGCATATCCTCCTTATCAACATAGTCAAGAACATGAACGCAATCCGTGAGTCTGTGTTCAGATATAAAATTCTGGATACTCCTGTTAACTCCAAAACCACTGCCTGTAAATATTAAATTTAAAGAGTCTGAATACCTTTTCCTATATTCTTTAAACGCTTCCAAAAGCATTAGATGGTTCTTGTGCTCCCAGGCATTTGCCGGGTACAAAAGGAAATTTTCAGGGAGATTATACTTTTTTGAAACTAAACCTGCATTTTCAGAGGATTTCCCAAAATTATCTCCTGCTGCAAGATAAATAACTACAATCTTTTCCGGATCTATACCAAGTTTTTCTATAAAACTTTCTTTTGAAAATTCAGATATTGTAACAATTTTGGAAGCCTGCTCGCAAGAAGGCAGTATATATCCTTTTCTTAGGGCCAGCTCCTCCTTGGAAAAGTATTCAGGAAAATATTCATGCTGAAGGTCTGGAATCGTAACAATTCCGGGAATACTAAGTGGACGAGGATCAAGGCTTAAAAATGGGCAAAACCACAGATCAAAATCATATTTTCTAATAATTTCGACTAAAGGGTCTTCAGACCTCTGATCGGCAGAACCAAAGATTTTTAATTTTGAACAAACACTACTCAAAATTCTGTAACTGCCGTGAA of the Methanomicrobium sp. W14 genome contains:
- a CDS encoding GtrA family protein, which produces MNNLRIKMSDILSDFDLLFIIKKLTKYCISGGTGALIDFGVYSFLIYFFSANYLFSNLVSFTCGTLATYYLQKNWTFRYKANKRFSAFKRYILAVIGTYILNTLLLFIFIDLLVINVFIAKVLQILLSTIWGYSVNSIYVFKK
- a CDS encoding glycosyltransferase family 2 protein, yielding MSQISELISIVVPVYREETNIKPFLQRTEKVMEKFNHSYEIIFCLDPSPDNTEQVIMDEIKRNENIRLIRFSRRFGQPAATLAGIHFCKGDACVVIDVDLQDPPELIEKMVEKWKEGYKVVYAKRSSRKGETLPKRIITKYGYRIINRISDVAIPSDTGDFRLMDRVVVDELKKLHESHGFLRGMVAFVGFKQTAIEYDRDERASGVSNYNRYIGSLKIAFNGIVGFSIKPLQLATLLGGIIAFFAFILGFWILLEKLVLNADLTPGLTWTIVLITFLSGVQLLSLGIMGEYVGRIYEEVKQRPLYIVEKTENLGNE
- a CDS encoding glycosyltransferase family 1 protein, giving the protein MDALAKIDKKNKYILYPFFYYIYHQDFKTAEAPKQKNFHIRLKRMPKKIIDYLWHFEFLRKNIIGNVDILHSTTFCTPRDHYGKLIVTIYDVSFQALPECHTEENRQHCLKGTIDAVNNADCIITISNHGKNELVKYFDADPDKIKVTYLAAKDIFSPSCQDEQKKIIDKYKLSKGFILFVGSYEPRKNLITLVKAYVSLPESTKKRHLLVIAGGKGWLNSEIDDIIELNKSSDIRRIGYVDEDDLPGLYSAADVFVYPSLYEGFGLPILEAMACGAPVITSNTSSMTEVGGNAALYFDPHDENQLRELLIKTVDDESLKEDLRQNGFRNAKKFSWEKTARKTLQIYESVYKND
- a CDS encoding glycosyltransferase family 2 protein, translating into MKSQEMPLVTVVTPSYNQGKFIEETILSVLNQDYPNIEYIVMDGGSTDETLEVLKKYNGRIVWFSEKDNGQTDAINKGLRMAKGEILAYLNSDDTYLPGAVSRAVNYFRENPDAKLLYGEGYHITAEGEVIERYPTEPFDFNRLAETCYICQPTTFWKREVIETVGLFDDKLQFCMDYDYWIRVAEEYGGFDYLPEYLANSRFYQETKTMSKRLEAHAEVLEVMKNHFGKGNVPSTWVYAYAHIYMDNFVSRDTKLKNIFFMIGMTTMSAFKFLQYNHKIPFSEFQRWKKWYIDSFFHYFVN
- a CDS encoding glycosyltransferase family 1 protein, with amino-acid sequence MKIGINLLPLRPGKNGGMEVYLRNLLEHLFLIDNFNQYYLITAPYNENSLKYTAKNCHNIPVHGSYRILSSVCSKLKIFGSADQRSEDPLVEIIRKYDFDLWFCPFLSLDPRPLSIPGIVTIPDLQHEYFPEYFSKEELALRKGYILPSCEQASKIVTISEFSKESFIEKLGIDPEKIVVIYLAAGDNFGKSSENAGLVSKKYNLPENFLLYPANAWEHKNHLMLLEAFKEYRKRYSDSLNLIFTGSGFGVNRSIQNFISEHRLTDCVHVLDYVDKEDMPGLYACAKALVFPSLFEGFGIPVIEAMASECPVIASNTTSIPEIAGDAAYLFDPKDPQDICVAMHKVISDSSLRDELILKGKERAKLYSYEKVAEMHLDLFRSVCSHDSRSDKCCKNDSHRFYGLYSDGWFSKVKFIYCGAKNYRHLWINLRGELPVNYPMKIKVILNGKKTYNIGIPEIGKYTFGFEIPDICEKSGECSVEIISKKSYSPKKLGIGEDERKLSLVLESLKMSENNENPTDFVNMEVI